In Bifidobacterium actinocoloniiforme DSM 22766, a genomic segment contains:
- a CDS encoding fumarylacetoacetate hydrolase family protein yields the protein MRIARFSMNGNPHYAFVQKDQASGEDYLVEIDGYPLSGQQVEPTGNRYRIDDDWVRLLAPVIPSKVYGLAFNYRAHAEAIVADNPQIKPQSAEEMTVFMKPSTSVIGPDDPIVLPSYSQNMNFEPELAVVIGRIARRVSQAEALDYVLGYTCVNDVTLRDIQGSDPTWTRAKGFDTSCPLGPWVETELDGAHAGISFQLNGQDVPEARGTTANLIHSIPEQIAFISSFSTLLPGDVIMTGSPSGSGQLHSRDEATVTIDGIGSLRNVVIGEQE from the coding sequence ATGAGAATCGCACGCTTTTCCATGAACGGCAATCCGCACTACGCCTTTGTGCAAAAGGACCAGGCGAGTGGCGAGGATTATCTGGTCGAGATTGACGGCTACCCGCTGTCCGGGCAACAGGTGGAGCCGACCGGCAATCGCTACAGGATCGATGATGACTGGGTGAGGCTGCTGGCGCCGGTCATCCCGTCCAAGGTCTACGGCTTGGCCTTCAATTACCGGGCCCACGCGGAGGCGATCGTGGCCGATAATCCGCAGATCAAGCCGCAGTCGGCGGAAGAGATGACCGTGTTCATGAAACCATCCACCTCGGTGATTGGCCCGGACGACCCGATTGTCCTGCCCTCATACAGCCAGAACATGAACTTCGAGCCCGAGCTGGCCGTGGTGATTGGCCGCATCGCACGCCGGGTCAGCCAGGCCGAGGCCTTGGATTACGTGCTGGGCTACACGTGCGTCAACGATGTGACCCTGCGCGACATCCAAGGCTCCGATCCCACGTGGACCCGGGCCAAGGGCTTCGACACCTCCTGCCCGCTCGGCCCCTGGGTCGAGACGGAGCTCGATGGGGCCCACGCGGGCATCTCCTTCCAGCTCAACGGCCAGGACGTGCCCGAGGCGCGCGGCACCACCGCCAACCTGATTCACTCCATCCCTGAGCAAATCGCCTTCATCTCCTCTTTCTCCACCCTCCTTCCCGGCGACGTCATCATGACCGGCTCGCCCTCCGGTTCGGGCCAGCTGCACTCCCGCGACGAGGCCACGGTCACGATTGATGGCATCGGTTCCCTGCGCAACGTCGTGATCGGGGAGCAGGAGTAA
- a CDS encoding glutamyl-Q tRNA(Asp) synthetase, protein MDQADTAVVGRIAPSPTGRMHLGNVYAALAAWLGARASGGVVRLRIEDIDRPRVVADADRWIMDDLAWLGLDWDGPVVYQSQREGLYRQAMEHLEGLSVEEVAASLGPAGGAETGDSGDGSKQDVQPLIYPCFCSRADIRAASAPNEGDGFILYPGTCRGLDRALAQERVREGRRHAWRIAVPGEGRPGSVCRFDDAVYGAQTFDLPHALGDVVVVRSDGIVSYQLAVSVDDLEMGVNQVVRGRDLLRSTGIQLWIRQGLQAGAGGDFKQAQPVSWAHLPLVDGADGRRLSKRFGSLDLGTLRDRGSSPQQVVGLCAWLLGLVPRAEPVEAASLVERFEWSAVAADRQDRVVDEELLSVLA, encoded by the coding sequence GTGGACCAAGCGGATACTGCGGTAGTGGGGAGGATCGCTCCTTCCCCTACCGGTCGCATGCACTTGGGGAACGTGTATGCGGCATTGGCGGCTTGGCTGGGGGCTCGGGCCTCCGGTGGCGTGGTCCGGCTGCGGATTGAGGACATCGACCGGCCGCGCGTGGTCGCAGATGCGGACCGCTGGATCATGGACGATCTGGCCTGGCTCGGGCTGGACTGGGACGGGCCGGTGGTCTACCAATCCCAGAGGGAGGGCCTCTACCGGCAGGCCATGGAGCACTTGGAAGGCCTGAGCGTGGAGGAGGTCGCCGCTTCGCTCGGTCCTGCTGGTGGGGCTGAAACCGGCGATTCGGGGGATGGCTCCAAGCAAGACGTCCAACCCCTGATTTACCCATGTTTCTGTTCGCGGGCCGATATCCGGGCTGCTTCGGCTCCCAACGAGGGCGATGGCTTCATCCTGTATCCGGGCACCTGCCGGGGTTTGGACCGCGCGCTCGCTCAGGAGCGGGTGCGTGAGGGTCGTCGCCATGCCTGGCGCATCGCGGTTCCGGGGGAGGGGCGGCCCGGCTCCGTCTGCCGCTTCGACGATGCGGTGTACGGCGCGCAGACTTTCGACCTGCCCCATGCTCTGGGTGACGTGGTGGTGGTGCGATCGGACGGCATCGTCTCCTACCAGCTGGCGGTCAGCGTGGACGACCTGGAGATGGGCGTCAATCAGGTGGTGCGCGGGCGTGACCTGCTGCGCTCCACCGGTATCCAGCTGTGGATCCGCCAGGGTTTGCAAGCAGGGGCTGGCGGCGACTTTAAGCAGGCGCAGCCTGTGTCTTGGGCCCATCTGCCTCTGGTGGACGGGGCCGATGGCCGCCGGCTTTCCAAGCGTTTCGGCTCGCTGGACTTGGGCACCTTGCGCGATCGAGGCAGTTCGCCCCAACAGGTGGTGGGGTTGTGCGCCTGGCTGCTGGGGCTGGTGCCGCGGGCGGAACCGGTGGAAGCCGCTTCCCTGGTTGAGCGCTTCGAGTGGTCGGCTGTGGCCGCTGACCGGCAGGACCGGGTTGTGGACGAGGAGCTGTTGAGCGTTCTGGCCTGA
- a CDS encoding TrmH family RNA methyltransferase translates to MREPNPVTKAAMESGEPVFRRVGLGPWNQEHPDQPRPEGAEFDPELLDQGDRRNVLDRYRYWKVEAIRADLDARGRHGFEVAVENWTHDFNIGSMVRSANAFGARRVHIVGPHKWNRKGALMTELYQHVDHHPSIQELVSGWRRELAQEARDMRAQALVARSDAERDRLERAAQAAADARVVALDIIPGAVPIETYDFPERCLMLFGAEGPGLTQTAVELADDVVYISQFGSVRSINAGAAAAVAMHAWVTQRGI, encoded by the coding sequence GTGAGGGAGCCTAATCCGGTCACCAAGGCCGCTATGGAGTCGGGCGAACCAGTGTTCCGGCGGGTAGGCCTGGGCCCTTGGAACCAGGAGCACCCGGACCAACCCAGGCCGGAAGGCGCTGAGTTCGACCCGGAGCTGCTCGACCAAGGCGACCGGCGCAACGTGCTCGACCGCTACCGCTACTGGAAGGTCGAAGCCATCCGCGCCGACCTGGACGCCCGTGGCCGTCATGGTTTCGAGGTGGCCGTCGAAAACTGGACCCACGACTTCAACATCGGTTCCATGGTCCGCTCCGCGAACGCCTTCGGCGCCCGCCGCGTCCACATCGTCGGCCCCCACAAATGGAACCGCAAGGGCGCGCTCATGACCGAGCTCTACCAGCACGTGGACCACCATCCGAGCATCCAGGAACTTGTCAGCGGGTGGAGGCGTGAGCTTGCTCAGGAGGCCCGGGACATGCGCGCTCAGGCCCTCGTCGCCCGCAGCGACGCCGAACGCGACCGCCTGGAACGGGCGGCCCAAGCGGCGGCCGACGCTCGCGTTGTCGCGCTCGACATCATTCCCGGCGCGGTGCCGATTGAGACCTATGACTTTCCTGAGCGCTGCCTTATGCTTTTTGGGGCCGAAGGGCCTGGGCTCACGCAAACCGCTGTGGAGTTGGCGGATGATGTGGTTTACATTTCGCAATTCGGCTCCGTGCGGTCCATTAACGCCGGGGCGGCGGCTGCGGTGGCCATGCATGCTTGGGTGACGCAGAGGGGTATTTAG
- a CDS encoding metal-dependent hydrolase family protein — MSSAVGRKAREPFALEHADVASGDEKGTLWPDTTIVVGDSGRIEQISPSLQAYVPEGYHRINATGKVVAPGLINAHTHLFADGKVLEAGESSPRKERAALALIRGPIGKAYLAARAKASVKALLNSGVTTIRTLGDAGYEAVALRDKIDSDEAMGPRILASGPMLSIPGGHGDPYIALSSSTPEEARLNARINLEHGANALKVAATGGVTDAKEVGVAGSPQMDEESMAAVCEEAHEVGVIVAAHAQSPEGVRAALRAGVDTIEHGCRMDDEIISLFHHNPRSLRGFSGLNSTLSAGLPLIEVSQEELGISDIARANSEQVVEGMLEGARQALKEGISEGVGTDTGMTLVTQYNTWRELDLLVRFAGYTPAQAFHAATQVNARNLGVDDVTGSIAIGKDADMIVLDGDPVKDLSVLADPKLVIARGWPVWRPKVKRIESVEELLTRF; from the coding sequence ATGAGTTCTGCTGTCGGTAGGAAGGCGCGGGAGCCGTTCGCTCTGGAGCACGCGGACGTGGCAAGTGGCGATGAGAAGGGCACTCTCTGGCCGGACACAACGATTGTGGTCGGTGACAGCGGGCGTATCGAGCAGATTTCGCCCTCCCTGCAGGCGTATGTGCCCGAAGGCTACCATCGGATCAACGCGACCGGCAAGGTGGTCGCCCCCGGACTTATCAACGCCCATACCCATCTGTTCGCGGACGGCAAGGTCCTGGAGGCCGGCGAATCCAGTCCGCGCAAGGAGCGCGCCGCTCTGGCGCTGATTCGCGGCCCGATCGGTAAGGCTTATTTGGCGGCCAGGGCCAAGGCCTCCGTCAAGGCGCTGCTCAACTCGGGCGTGACCACTATCCGTACGCTTGGCGATGCGGGCTACGAAGCGGTGGCCCTGCGGGACAAGATCGACTCGGACGAGGCCATGGGTCCCCGCATCCTCGCTTCCGGTCCCATGCTCTCCATCCCCGGTGGCCACGGGGATCCTTATATCGCGCTGTCGTCCAGCACCCCCGAAGAGGCTCGGCTCAACGCGAGGATCAACCTGGAGCATGGGGCGAACGCCCTGAAAGTGGCGGCGACTGGCGGTGTGACCGACGCCAAGGAAGTTGGCGTGGCTGGAAGCCCCCAGATGGACGAGGAGTCCATGGCGGCCGTGTGCGAGGAAGCGCACGAGGTCGGCGTCATCGTCGCGGCCCACGCCCAGAGCCCCGAAGGTGTGCGGGCGGCCCTGCGCGCTGGTGTGGATACCATCGAGCACGGTTGCCGTATGGACGATGAGATCATCTCGCTCTTCCACCATAACCCCCGCTCCCTGCGCGGCTTCTCCGGCCTGAACTCGACCTTGTCCGCCGGACTGCCGCTGATCGAGGTCAGTCAGGAAGAGCTGGGCATATCCGACATCGCGCGCGCCAACTCCGAGCAGGTGGTCGAGGGGATGTTGGAAGGCGCCCGCCAGGCTCTGAAAGAAGGCATCAGCGAAGGTGTCGGCACCGACACCGGCATGACTCTGGTCACCCAGTACAACACTTGGCGTGAGCTGGACCTGCTGGTCCGTTTCGCTGGATACACCCCGGCCCAGGCCTTCCACGCGGCCACCCAGGTCAATGCGCGCAACCTGGGGGTGGATGACGTCACCGGTTCGATCGCCATCGGCAAGGACGCGGACATGATCGTCCTGGACGGCGACCCGGTCAAGGACCTGTCCGTGCTGGCCGACCCCAAGCTGGTGATCGCCCGTGGATGGCCGGTCTGGCGCCCGAAGGTCAAGCGCATCGAGAGCGTCGAAGAACTCCTTACCCGCTTCTGA
- the clpB gene encoding ATP-dependent chaperone ClpB, translating to MEENFTALAQQAIGDAIQSAAAAGNPQVDTLHLLDSLLRQESGVVPALIQAAGGDPQRVGAAVRNALVALPSASSSASTQPQASRQLSMALAQASKEMQAMGDEYVSTEHLLIAIAVGPSQAADILDQAGLTPEALRQATPQVRGGAKVTSPDAEGTYKALEKYSTDLTAQAKEGKLDPVIGRDQEIRRVIQILSRRTKNNPVLIGEPGVGKTAVVEGLAQRIVAGDVPTGLEGKKLISLDLSSMVAGSKYRGEFEERLKAVLNEIKSADGQIITFIDEIHTIVGAGASEGSMDAGNMLKPMLARGELRLIGATTLDEYRENIEKDPALERRFQQVFVGEPSVEDTVAILRGLKQRYEAHHKVTIGDDALVAAATLSNRYITGRQLPDKAIDLVDEAAAHLRMELDSQPEEIDELQRKVTRLEMEEMQLKKADDPASQERLSKLQAELADSREKLSGLKARWEREKAGHNKVGDLRAQLDAKRVEADKATREGNLEEASRILYGEIPTIRKQLAEAENEADKAKAAAGHGSAATGGAASDGLPAQEPMVPDHVDADSVAEIVSDWTGIPVGRLMQGENEKLLHMEDYLGKRVIGQKEAIRAVSDAVRRSRAGISDPNRPTGSFMFLGPTGVGKTELAKALADFLFDDEKAMVRIDMSEYMEKASVSRLIGAAPGYIGYEEGGQLTEAVRRRPYSVVLFDEVEKANPEVFDILLQVLDDGRLTDGQGRTVDFTNTILIMTSNLGSQFLVGGDLDADAKREAVMDAVHATFKPEFINRLDDLVIFQPLTREELGGIVDIQVKQVASRLTDRRITLDVTDAAREWLANMGYDPAYGARPLRRLVQTEVGDQLARMLLAGSVHDGDTVLVDQTGGDHLELTAWPTDKLVDDVSVDDIATDESDQAGQKSREDQTPGDQRNPAAGPAPQA from the coding sequence ATGGAAGAGAACTTTACAGCCTTGGCCCAGCAGGCCATTGGCGACGCGATACAGTCAGCAGCCGCTGCGGGCAATCCGCAGGTGGATACGCTCCACCTGCTTGATTCGCTCCTGCGGCAGGAGTCGGGCGTGGTCCCGGCCCTGATTCAGGCGGCGGGCGGTGACCCCCAGCGGGTCGGCGCGGCCGTGCGCAACGCCCTGGTGGCGCTGCCTTCGGCCTCATCCTCGGCATCCACCCAGCCCCAGGCCAGCCGGCAACTGAGCATGGCCCTGGCCCAGGCATCCAAGGAAATGCAGGCGATGGGCGACGAATACGTGTCCACCGAGCACCTGCTGATCGCCATCGCGGTGGGTCCCTCGCAGGCGGCCGACATCCTCGACCAGGCAGGCTTGACCCCTGAGGCCTTGCGCCAAGCCACGCCCCAGGTGCGCGGCGGCGCCAAGGTGACCAGCCCCGATGCCGAAGGCACATATAAGGCCCTGGAAAAGTATTCCACCGACTTGACCGCCCAGGCCAAGGAGGGCAAGCTCGACCCGGTGATCGGCCGCGACCAGGAGATCCGGCGGGTCATCCAGATCCTCTCCAGGCGCACTAAGAACAACCCAGTGCTGATCGGTGAGCCCGGTGTAGGCAAGACCGCCGTCGTGGAGGGCTTGGCCCAGCGGATCGTGGCCGGCGATGTGCCCACCGGCCTCGAAGGCAAGAAGCTCATCTCGCTCGACCTGTCCTCGATGGTGGCCGGCTCCAAGTACCGGGGCGAATTCGAGGAGCGGCTCAAGGCTGTGCTCAACGAAATCAAGTCCGCTGACGGGCAGATCATCACCTTCATCGACGAGATCCACACCATCGTGGGCGCTGGGGCCTCCGAGGGCTCGATGGACGCGGGCAATATGCTGAAGCCCATGCTGGCCAGGGGCGAGCTGCGCCTGATTGGCGCGACCACCCTGGACGAGTACCGGGAGAACATCGAGAAGGACCCGGCCCTGGAGCGCCGCTTCCAGCAAGTGTTCGTGGGCGAGCCGTCGGTGGAGGACACCGTTGCCATCCTGCGCGGGCTCAAGCAGCGCTACGAGGCCCACCATAAGGTGACCATCGGCGACGACGCGCTCGTGGCCGCAGCCACCCTGTCCAACCGTTACATCACCGGTCGGCAGCTGCCGGATAAGGCCATCGACCTGGTGGACGAGGCCGCCGCCCATCTGCGGATGGAACTGGACTCGCAGCCGGAGGAGATCGACGAGCTGCAGCGCAAGGTGACCCGCCTGGAGATGGAGGAGATGCAGCTGAAGAAGGCTGACGACCCCGCCTCCCAGGAGCGGCTGAGCAAGCTGCAAGCCGAGCTGGCCGACTCCCGCGAGAAGCTCTCGGGGCTGAAGGCCCGCTGGGAGCGGGAGAAGGCCGGGCACAACAAGGTCGGCGACCTGCGCGCCCAGCTGGACGCCAAGCGGGTCGAAGCCGATAAGGCCACCCGCGAGGGGAACCTGGAAGAGGCCTCGCGCATCCTCTACGGGGAGATTCCAACCATCCGTAAGCAGCTGGCCGAGGCTGAGAACGAAGCCGACAAGGCCAAGGCCGCGGCCGGTCATGGCTCCGCGGCGACCGGCGGGGCCGCCTCGGACGGCCTGCCCGCGCAGGAGCCGATGGTGCCCGACCATGTGGACGCGGACTCGGTGGCGGAGATCGTCTCGGACTGGACCGGCATCCCGGTGGGCCGCCTGATGCAGGGGGAGAACGAAAAGCTCCTGCACATGGAGGACTACCTGGGCAAGCGGGTGATTGGTCAGAAAGAGGCCATTCGCGCGGTCTCGGACGCGGTCCGGCGCTCGCGGGCCGGAATCTCCGACCCCAACCGGCCGACCGGCTCCTTCATGTTCCTGGGGCCCACCGGCGTCGGCAAGACCGAGCTGGCCAAGGCTTTGGCCGACTTCCTCTTTGACGACGAGAAGGCGATGGTCCGCATCGACATGTCCGAGTACATGGAGAAGGCGTCGGTCTCGCGGCTGATTGGCGCCGCCCCCGGCTATATCGGCTACGAGGAGGGCGGGCAGCTGACCGAAGCTGTGCGCCGCCGGCCCTACTCGGTCGTGCTCTTCGACGAGGTGGAGAAAGCCAACCCGGAGGTCTTCGACATCCTCTTGCAGGTCTTGGACGACGGCCGGTTGACCGATGGACAGGGTCGGACCGTGGACTTCACGAATACGATTCTGATCATGACCTCCAACCTGGGCTCGCAGTTCCTGGTGGGCGGCGACCTGGACGCGGACGCTAAGCGCGAGGCCGTGATGGACGCGGTGCATGCCACCTTCAAGCCCGAGTTCATCAACCGCCTTGATGACCTGGTCATCTTCCAGCCGCTGACCCGCGAGGAGTTGGGCGGCATCGTGGACATCCAGGTCAAGCAGGTGGCCAGCCGGCTGACCGACCGCAGGATCACCCTGGACGTGACCGACGCGGCCCGCGAGTGGCTGGCGAACATGGGCTACGACCCGGCTTACGGTGCCCGGCCCTTGCGTCGACTGGTGCAGACCGAGGTGGGCGACCAGCTGGCTCGTATGCTGCTAGCGGGCAGCGTCCACGACGGCGATACCGTCTTGGTCGATCAGACCGGCGGTGATCACCTGGAGCTGACCGCTTGGCCCACCGACAAGCTGGTGGACGACGTGAGCGTGGATGATATCGCTACTGACGAGTCTGATCAGGCAGGTCAGAAGAGCCGGGAAGACCAGACTCCGGGCGATCAGCGGAACCCGGCTGCCGGTCCGGCCCCTCAGGCCTGA
- the rmuC gene encoding DNA recombination protein RmuC yields MFDLTSMIVLIIAIALSLAAGGYIGYILGKTQGRDALRVAQGRVGEDADEQLADLREQLSQSQELVAQYRARFEGANEQLAFVKSELAQAQQAEQVRLAHERERAQALQEQKRQEQAKALQEQSRVLSALAPVQKNLDALQQKVSQIEEGRKQEMGALGQQLKSLGEQQGRLDKETSSLASALRNNKVRGAWGEAQLKNIVESAGLLEHVDFDTQVVVTAADGKVLRPDMVVHLPGGKTIPIDAKAPFSDYQRACEIPDTASDEELARKNELLKAHAKALRDHVKALADKQYWNAFETAPDFVVAFIPSESLLQAALEADPALMDDAFAQKVALTSPVTLWAVLKSVAYAWQQQSLTDDAKRLFTLTRELYGRFAKLGERASALGASISRTVKAYNQFAGTLESRVLPTARKLQNVDPATIIAPVDMIDPGKADIRELTAPETQAVADPNEQSPLVF; encoded by the coding sequence ATGTTCGACCTTACTTCGATGATTGTGCTGATTATAGCCATAGCGCTCTCCCTGGCCGCAGGCGGCTATATCGGCTATATCCTGGGCAAGACCCAGGGGCGGGACGCCCTTCGCGTGGCCCAGGGCAGGGTTGGCGAGGACGCCGATGAGCAGCTGGCCGACCTGCGCGAGCAGCTGTCCCAGTCCCAGGAGCTGGTGGCCCAGTACCGGGCGCGGTTCGAAGGCGCTAACGAGCAGTTGGCATTCGTCAAATCGGAGCTGGCCCAAGCTCAGCAGGCCGAGCAGGTCCGCCTGGCTCATGAGCGCGAGCGGGCCCAGGCCCTTCAGGAGCAGAAACGCCAGGAGCAGGCCAAGGCCTTGCAGGAGCAGAGCAGGGTCCTCTCCGCCCTGGCTCCGGTGCAGAAGAACTTGGACGCCCTCCAGCAGAAAGTCAGCCAGATCGAGGAGGGGCGCAAGCAGGAGATGGGCGCTCTGGGCCAGCAGCTCAAGTCCCTGGGCGAGCAGCAGGGGCGGCTTGACAAGGAGACGAGCTCACTGGCTTCGGCCCTGCGCAACAACAAGGTGCGCGGCGCTTGGGGCGAGGCCCAGCTGAAGAACATCGTGGAGTCGGCGGGGCTCCTGGAGCACGTGGACTTCGACACCCAGGTGGTCGTCACGGCGGCGGACGGCAAGGTGCTGCGGCCCGACATGGTGGTCCACCTGCCCGGCGGCAAGACCATCCCGATTGACGCCAAGGCGCCTTTCTCGGACTACCAGCGCGCCTGCGAGATCCCCGACACCGCCTCGGACGAGGAGCTCGCCCGCAAGAACGAACTCCTGAAAGCCCACGCCAAGGCCCTGCGCGACCATGTGAAAGCCCTGGCCGACAAGCAGTATTGGAACGCCTTCGAGACAGCGCCCGACTTCGTGGTGGCGTTCATCCCCAGCGAGTCCCTCCTGCAAGCTGCCTTGGAGGCCGACCCCGCCCTGATGGACGACGCTTTCGCCCAGAAGGTCGCTCTGACGTCGCCGGTGACCCTGTGGGCCGTGCTTAAGTCGGTGGCGTACGCCTGGCAGCAGCAGTCATTGACCGACGACGCCAAGCGCCTGTTCACCTTGACCCGCGAGCTCTACGGCCGCTTCGCCAAGCTGGGGGAGCGTGCCAGCGCCCTGGGCGCATCCATATCCCGCACGGTCAAGGCTTACAACCAGTTCGCCGGCACCTTGGAGTCGCGCGTCCTGCCCACCGCACGCAAGCTGCAGAACGTGGACCCCGCCACGATCATCGCCCCTGTGGACATGATCGACCCGGGAAAAGCCGACATCCGGGAACTCACCGCTCCCGAGACCCAAGCCGTCGCTGACCCCAACGAACAGTCGCCTCTGGTGTTCTGA
- a CDS encoding YggS family pyridoxal phosphate-dependent enzyme — translation MSAYMQHKDLSKEDLPTERGREIADGVHRVMERMAEAEAAAGRRPGDVRLLAATKTRDVGEIMAAIDAGVRLIGENRPQEVTAKFEGLTRQCAQRQLALGQRQGPGSVAGPSSCIGFHLIGQLQSNKINKILPCVDTVESVDSLELADKLGKRAQARGLSVGVLLEVNESGEAAKSGCSPDEAEELAYRIAGTEGLSLRGLMTIGAHVDDERTIRRGFAHLRGLRDRVRDSGEAGTDSCRELSMGMTGDMAYAIAEGSTIVRVGAAIFGKRAFI, via the coding sequence GTGTCGGCATATATGCAGCACAAGGATCTGTCCAAGGAGGACCTGCCCACCGAGCGTGGGCGCGAAATCGCGGACGGCGTGCATCGGGTGATGGAGCGGATGGCCGAGGCCGAGGCGGCCGCTGGACGGCGGCCGGGCGATGTGCGCTTGCTGGCCGCCACCAAGACCCGCGACGTCGGCGAGATCATGGCCGCCATAGACGCGGGCGTTCGTTTGATTGGCGAGAACAGGCCCCAGGAGGTGACCGCCAAGTTCGAGGGGCTGACCAGGCAGTGCGCCCAGCGACAGCTGGCCCTGGGGCAGCGTCAAGGACCCGGTTCGGTTGCAGGGCCATCCTCCTGCATCGGTTTTCATCTCATAGGGCAGTTGCAGTCCAACAAGATCAACAAGATCCTGCCTTGCGTGGATACGGTCGAATCGGTGGACAGCCTGGAGTTGGCGGACAAGCTGGGCAAGCGGGCCCAAGCCAGGGGGCTGAGCGTGGGCGTGCTGCTGGAAGTCAACGAATCCGGCGAGGCCGCGAAGTCGGGTTGTAGCCCCGACGAAGCCGAGGAACTCGCCTATCGGATCGCCGGGACCGAGGGGCTGAGCTTGCGGGGGCTGATGACCATCGGCGCGCACGTGGACGACGAGCGGACCATTCGACGCGGATTCGCACACCTGCGCGGCCTTCGCGACCGCGTGCGCGATTCGGGCGAGGCGGGTACGGATTCCTGCCGGGAACTTTCCATGGGCATGACCGGCGATATGGCCTACGCCATAGCTGAGGGCTCCACAATCGTGCGCGTGGGCGCCGCCATCTTCGGGAAGCGCGCGTTTATCTAG
- a CDS encoding orotate phosphoribosyltransferase encodes MDALDEETGSGRAGFRLTGAGGVADYPGDDALGLVDSREQLRALLSREIDGRAFTELAGVAFDHEGAELAGHVLLDTLEDAGYSTNDFDAVGALTAAAVPFADAMLHAAASRGQDLDAFVMDFVYPSIKGPSIAGKRVILLDAWLSEKSYVQTSSLVTLRHGNELSLDCGIVSRQGAELVAIASLVGGVGETSKVGSGAGRTAELQAGQALRTELELVDPVDASRRALPFVCAFDERLFRPAEESER; translated from the coding sequence ATGGATGCTTTGGACGAGGAGACGGGCAGCGGGCGCGCAGGATTTCGGCTGACTGGAGCCGGGGGTGTCGCGGACTATCCGGGCGATGACGCGCTCGGACTGGTGGATTCCCGGGAGCAGCTCCGCGCGCTCCTGAGCCGGGAGATTGATGGACGGGCCTTTACCGAGCTAGCTGGGGTGGCCTTCGACCATGAAGGCGCGGAACTGGCTGGGCACGTCCTGCTTGACACGTTGGAGGATGCCGGGTATTCGACCAACGACTTCGACGCCGTTGGAGCGCTGACTGCGGCCGCGGTGCCCTTCGCTGACGCCATGCTCCACGCCGCCGCCTCGCGGGGGCAAGACCTGGACGCCTTCGTGATGGACTTCGTTTACCCTTCAATCAAAGGCCCTTCAATCGCGGGCAAGCGGGTCATCTTGCTGGACGCCTGGCTGAGTGAGAAATCGTACGTGCAGACCTCCTCCCTGGTCACCCTCCGCCACGGCAACGAGCTCAGCCTGGACTGCGGCATCGTCAGCAGGCAGGGAGCCGAGCTGGTCGCCATAGCCTCGCTGGTCGGAGGAGTGGGTGAGACCAGCAAAGTCGGCAGCGGGGCGGGCCGGACCGCTGAACTCCAGGCCGGGCAAGCCCTGAGAACGGAACTGGAGCTGGTGGATCCAGTGGATGCCAGCAGGCGGGCCCTGCCTTTCGTCTGCGCCTTCGACGAGCGGCTCTTCCGGCCCGCCGAGGAGAGCGAGCGGTGA